A region from the Aegilops tauschii subsp. strangulata cultivar AL8/78 chromosome 5, Aet v6.0, whole genome shotgun sequence genome encodes:
- the LOC141022908 gene encoding uncharacterized protein, whose product MDSDDEEAFVALLEEEADADAQEEEHLMVLAALDGLFASNAKPRQGGSASGRLKAKQRHRLEGYCLLYSDYFADAPLHGEKIFRRRYWMSRKLFLGIVNSIYEFDIYFKCKKDCTGTLGFTSLRKCTTTMRMLAYRTPGDSLEDYGRMAESTSIECLYKLCGAVVAVFY is encoded by the exons ATGgactcggacgacgaggaggcgtTCGTGGcactgctggaggaggaagccgatgctGACGCTCAGGAGgaagagcatctcatggtccTCGCCGCTCTGGACGGCCTGTTCGCGAGCAATGCAAAGCCACGGCAAGGTGGCTCGGCATCGGGTCGGCTGAAGGCAAAGCAGAGGCATCGACTCGAAGGCTATTGCttgctctactccgactacttcgccgacgcTCCACTGCACGGAGAGAAAATATTTCGGCGCCGTTATTGGATGAGCCGAAAGCTCTTCCTcgggattgtgaattccatctaTGAGTTCGACAtctacttcaagtgcaagaaggatTGCACCGGCACACTTGGATTCACCTCACTCCGGAAGTGCACGACAACTATGAGGATGCTGGCATACAGAACTCCCGGTGATTCACTGGAAGACTATGgacgcatggccgagtccacgaGCATTGAGTGTTTGTACAAGCTTTGCggggcagtggtggcagt GTTCTATTGA
- the LOC109744489 gene encoding cinnamoyl-CoA reductase 1: protein MPTRAEGNAGSGKTVCVTGAGGYIASWLVKLLLSRGYAVHGTVRHLGEEKTGHLRRLENASESLRLFKADLLDYDAMAAAVVGCQGVFHVATPVPSGILTDPELQMLGPAVTGTTNVLKAASAANAVRVVVVSSMVAVEINPKDWPQGKIRDESCWSDKEFCRSNESWYPVAKIAAEAAAIEYGRETGLRVVTLNPALVFGPLLQPTINTSSQFLIYFLKGGPDETRDKLWHIVDVRDVADALLLLYEAPEATGRHICAPHFITARELLGLLKSMYPGYPCIAEESIRDMDHPAPMTSGKLEKLGWSSRPLRETITDTVEFCQEAGFLEDVDGDDTPCRFPPLLNKV from the exons ATGCCGACGCGCGCAGAGGGAAATGCCGGCAGCGGGAAGACGGTGTGCGTCACCGGCGCCGGCGGGTACATCGCCTCGTGGCTCGTGAagctcctcctctcccgcggctACGCCGTCCACGGCACCGTCCGCCACCTCG GCGAGGAGAAGACCGGCCATCTGAGGCGGCTAGAGAACGCTTCCGAAAGCCTCAGGCTCTTCAAGGCTGATCTCCTTGATTACGACGCAATGGCAGCTGCCGTCGTGGGATGCCAGGGAGTTTTCCATGTCGCCACTCCCGTTCCTTCGGGAATCCTAACTGATCCAGAG CTACAAATGTTGGGCCCTGCTGTTACTGGTACCACGAATGTGCTCAAGGCCGCCTCTGCGGCCAATGCCGTGAGAGTGGTCGTCGTGTCGTCCATGGTCGCCGTCGAGATCAACCCCAAAGACTGGCCCCAAGGTAAAATCAGAGATGAGAGCTGCTGGTCGGACAAAGAATTCTGCAGGAGCAACGAG AGCTGGTACCCTGTTGCTAAGatagcggcggaggcggcggcaaTCGAGTACGGGCGGGAAACCGGGCTCCGCGTGGTGACTCTCAATCCGGCGCTGGTCTTCGGTCCCCTGCTCCAGCCGACCATCAACACGAGCAGCCAGTTCCTCATCTACTTCCTCAAAG GAGGCCCTGACGAGACGAGGGACAAGCTGTGGCACATCGTGGACGTCCGCGACGTCGCCGACGCGCTGCTCCTGCTCTACGAGGCGCCCGAGGCCACGGGCAGGCACATCTGCGCGCCTCACTTCATCACCGCCCGGGAGCTGCTGGGCTTGCTCAAGAGCATGTACCCTGGGTACCCCTGCATAGCCGA GGAGAGCATACGTGACATGGATCACCCGGCTCCGATGACCTCCGGGAAGCTGGAGAAGCTGGGGTGGAGCTCCCGGCCACTGAGGGAAACGATCACAGACACCGTCGAGTTCTGCCAGGAGGCCGGGTTTCTTGAGGACGTGGATGGTGATGATACGCCCTGCCGCTTCCCCCCTCTTCTCAACAAAGTCTAG